A genomic segment from Agrobacterium vitis encodes:
- a CDS encoding NAD(P)/FAD-dependent oxidoreductase: protein MWQSPIAPGLSWYQATVGERPEYEPLDGSTTTDVAIVGGGYTGLQAAYTLARAGVSVVLIEGGRFGDGGSGRNGGQFGTGQRAWPEELEAEFGFERAKALFDMAEHAKRYILDFAREHQIDMEFMPGQLNVEHKRGKDKEYRKSVEIAATRFHYPHMHFMDREETASRLGSSHYYCGIRDIGTGHIHPLKLLVGLAKVAKNAGARLHEMTKATSIAQSGGKTMIETPKGTITARHVLIATNAYIGNLEPVTASHVMPIRSFIGATVPLKDFPDILPGSEAVADSRFVVRYFRKTRDGQLLFGGREAYTADSPRDISDHIRRQITEIYPALDGIEMTHAWGGSVGITMNRQPFAREVMPGVMSVAGYSGHGVMLSNYCGTLFAKSVLGETSELDLLKELKVPAFPGGSRLRSPLLFLALSWYALRDRF, encoded by the coding sequence ATGTGGCAAAGCCCGATTGCACCCGGCCTTTCCTGGTATCAAGCCACCGTGGGCGAACGCCCTGAATACGAACCGCTGGATGGCTCGACCACGACAGATGTCGCCATTGTCGGCGGCGGCTATACCGGCTTGCAGGCGGCTTATACGCTGGCACGCGCCGGGGTCAGCGTGGTGTTGATCGAAGGCGGTCGGTTCGGTGATGGCGGCTCGGGGCGCAATGGCGGCCAGTTCGGCACCGGCCAGCGGGCCTGGCCGGAGGAGCTTGAAGCCGAATTTGGTTTTGAGCGCGCCAAGGCGCTGTTCGATATGGCCGAACACGCCAAACGCTATATTCTGGATTTTGCCCGCGAGCACCAGATCGACATGGAATTCATGCCCGGCCAGCTGAATGTCGAGCACAAGCGCGGCAAGGACAAGGAGTATCGCAAAAGCGTCGAGATTGCCGCCACACGGTTTCATTATCCGCATATGCATTTCATGGACCGCGAGGAAACGGCGTCGCGGCTTGGCTCCAGTCATTATTACTGCGGCATCCGCGATATCGGCACCGGCCATATCCACCCGCTGAAACTGCTGGTGGGGCTGGCAAAGGTGGCGAAGAATGCCGGAGCGCGCCTGCACGAAATGACCAAGGCCACATCGATTGCCCAAAGCGGCGGCAAGACGATGATCGAAACGCCGAAGGGTACGATTACCGCTCGCCATGTGCTGATCGCCACCAATGCTTATATCGGCAATCTGGAACCGGTGACGGCGTCCCATGTCATGCCGATTCGCTCCTTCATTGGCGCCACCGTGCCGCTCAAGGATTTCCCGGACATCCTGCCGGGTTCGGAAGCAGTCGCCGACAGCCGGTTCGTGGTGCGCTATTTCCGCAAGACCCGCGACGGCCAATTGCTGTTTGGCGGACGCGAAGCCTATACCGCCGACAGCCCGCGCGACATTTCCGACCATATCCGCCGCCAGATCACCGAGATCTATCCGGCCCTTGATGGCATCGAAATGACCCATGCCTGGGGCGGCTCGGTCGGCATCACCATGAACCGCCAGCCCTTTGCCCGCGAGGTCATGCCCGGGGTGATGTCCGTCGCTGGTTATTCCGGCCATGGCGTGATGTTGTCAAACTATTGCGGTACGCTGTTTGCCAAATCGGTTCTGGGAGAAACCAGCGAGTTGGACCTGTTGAAGGAGTTAAAGGTTCCGGCTTTTCCAGGCGGGTCCCGGCTGCGCTCGCCGCTTCTGTTCCTGGCGCTCAGCTGGTATGCCCTGCGCGACCGTTTTTGA
- a CDS encoding NAD(P)/FAD-dependent oxidoreductase, protein MTLDKRVDVVVIGAGAAGMMAAIRAGQRGRSVAVLDHAKAPGEKIRISGGGRCNFTNIHAGPKQYLSSNPHFAKSALARFTPADFIAMVEGHRIAWHEKTLGQLFCDDSAKDIIRMLLEEMRAAGARLHMQTDIRAVEKTPDGFRVETSEGTIVCQSLIIATGGKSIPKMGATGFAYRLAEQFGVGLVETRPALVPLTLEPGLLEELAPLSGMAVDVLVRHGKTEFREALLFTHRGLSGPAILQISSYWREGEAITLSLQPELDFLDLLKTARRDNGRQAVQTVLGQYLPKRLAQYWTERHGLEKPLADLSDKVLASIADALRNWQIKPAGSEGYRTAEVTLGGIDTQALDSKTMQAKAVPGLYFIGEAVDVTGWLGGYNFQWAWASGHAAGLAA, encoded by the coding sequence ATGACATTGGACAAACGGGTGGATGTGGTGGTGATCGGGGCAGGGGCCGCCGGCATGATGGCGGCGATCCGCGCTGGCCAGCGGGGCCGGTCTGTCGCCGTGCTCGATCATGCCAAGGCACCGGGCGAAAAGATCCGCATTTCCGGCGGCGGGCGCTGCAATTTCACCAATATCCATGCCGGGCCGAAACAGTATCTCAGTTCCAATCCGCATTTTGCCAAATCGGCGCTGGCCCGCTTCACGCCCGCCGATTTCATCGCCATGGTCGAGGGCCACCGGATCGCCTGGCATGAAAAGACGCTTGGGCAATTGTTCTGCGATGACAGCGCCAAGGATATTATCCGCATGCTGCTGGAAGAGATGCGCGCCGCCGGTGCAAGGCTGCATATGCAGACCGACATCCGCGCCGTGGAAAAGACGCCAGACGGTTTTCGCGTCGAAACCTCTGAAGGCACCATTGTCTGCCAGTCGCTGATCATCGCCACCGGCGGCAAATCCATCCCGAAAATGGGCGCCACCGGCTTTGCCTATCGGCTGGCCGAACAGTTCGGCGTTGGCCTGGTCGAGACTCGCCCGGCGCTGGTGCCGCTGACGCTGGAACCGGGGCTGCTGGAGGAACTGGCGCCGCTGTCCGGCATGGCCGTCGATGTGCTGGTGCGTCATGGCAAGACCGAGTTTCGTGAAGCGCTGCTGTTTACCCATCGCGGTCTAAGCGGCCCGGCCATCCTGCAAATCTCCTCCTATTGGCGCGAGGGCGAGGCCATTACTCTGTCGCTGCAACCGGAGCTGGACTTTCTGGACCTGCTGAAAACTGCCCGGCGCGACAATGGCCGTCAGGCGGTGCAGACGGTTTTGGGCCAATATCTGCCGAAGCGGCTCGCGCAATACTGGACGGAGCGCCACGGGCTGGAAAAGCCGCTGGCCGACCTGTCCGACAAGGTTTTGGCAAGCATTGCTGATGCCTTGCGCAACTGGCAGATCAAACCGGCGGGATCGGAAGGCTACCGCACCGCCGAGGTGACCCTGGGCGGTATCGATACCCAGGCGCTGGACTCCAAGACCATGCAGGCCAAGGCGGTGCCGGGTCTCTATTTTATCGGCGAGGCCGTCGATGTGACGGGATGGCTGGGTGGCTATAATTTCCAATGGGCCTGGGCGTCGGGCCATGCAGCGGGCCTTGCGGCGTAA
- a CDS encoding LysR family transcriptional regulator, translated as MGLLKGKLKADITIEGYWRFRAPATSPAPYQSIDNPHDFLQNLLGSVNDHWSLREMETKSDHAYHDEFRWMRRGIPSWSILLSFVEVVQSGSVTKTAARLHLTQSAVSHHISQLEGFVEQRLFERSGKAMKPTANARALAFQLQSQLRGVSDALEAARPQSRHNDLHVVVAPELYRYWLARRLDAFLVLHPEISLRLSQDYRRDVFSDGGADVQIRLAQPVQGQGGFAISADEEFAVCSPKLSEQLPPRNAFAAAPFLTHADAYHTRLDWRRWMLELFGIEGADWISEYLAKMVVFPTFDEMLDACRRGEGFALVRSILAVDEISSGQLVKAVTESLSAEMNYHVVYPSNGTLHPPAALFVKWLHGQTRTS; from the coding sequence ATGGGCCTTCTCAAAGGGAAGCTCAAGGCCGACATCACTATAGAGGGTTATTGGAGGTTCCGCGCACCGGCGACTTCTCCAGCGCCGTATCAATCGATAGATAATCCTCATGATTTTCTCCAAAACCTGCTAGGTTCCGTCAATGATCACTGGAGTTTGCGGGAAATGGAAACAAAGTCTGATCATGCTTATCATGATGAATTTCGATGGATGCGTCGTGGAATACCGTCGTGGTCGATCCTGTTGTCATTCGTCGAAGTCGTTCAATCTGGAAGTGTAACGAAGACGGCAGCTCGGCTTCATTTGACGCAAAGCGCCGTTAGCCACCACATTTCTCAGTTGGAGGGCTTTGTTGAGCAACGACTGTTCGAGCGGTCGGGTAAAGCGATGAAGCCAACGGCGAACGCGCGAGCGCTTGCCTTCCAACTGCAAAGTCAGCTTCGCGGGGTTTCAGACGCATTGGAAGCCGCCCGCCCGCAGTCCCGGCATAATGATTTGCATGTGGTCGTTGCTCCCGAGCTTTATCGCTATTGGCTTGCCCGTCGGCTTGACGCCTTCCTGGTATTGCATCCGGAAATTTCGCTTCGGCTTAGCCAAGATTATCGACGCGATGTTTTTTCCGATGGAGGCGCAGACGTCCAGATCCGCTTGGCTCAACCTGTGCAAGGTCAAGGCGGGTTTGCGATCTCCGCCGACGAGGAATTTGCAGTGTGTTCGCCGAAGCTTTCCGAACAACTTCCCCCGCGAAACGCTTTTGCTGCCGCTCCGTTTTTAACTCATGCGGACGCCTATCACACCAGGTTGGACTGGCGGCGCTGGATGCTGGAACTCTTCGGCATCGAAGGCGCAGATTGGATTTCCGAATATCTTGCGAAAATGGTGGTCTTCCCCACTTTCGATGAGATGTTAGATGCATGCCGGCGGGGAGAAGGCTTTGCTCTGGTGCGGTCCATACTTGCGGTCGATGAGATCTCCTCTGGCCAATTGGTTAAAGCCGTCACCGAAAGTCTCTCCGCGGAAATGAACTACCATGTGGTTTATCCAAGCAACGGAACCCTCCATCCACCAGCAGCGCTTTTTGTAAAGTGGTTGCACGGTCAGACGCGGACTTCTTGA
- a CDS encoding glutamine synthetase family protein has protein sequence MLRPKGAASKKAGIPPDISPTRGVKTWKEAASWLRSRGIEDIECITPDLAGVPRGKMMPSSKFTSNTSLALPSALYRHTISGEYPDETGNFRYDSRDSDIKLLPDLSTLSVVPWETDPTAQVICDIVGTEGEDVSYTPRNVLKNVLSLYEKKGWKAVVAPEIEFYLVAKNEDPDYPLHPPKGRSGRSIIGGQGYSIAGINEFDELIDDIYHFSAKQGLEIDTLIHEEGPAQLEINLRHGDPIELADQVFLFKRTIREAALKHGIFATFMAKPMQGQPGSAMHIHQSVVDIETGRNIFSKADGSPSSEFFHFIGGMQKYVPNSLVMMAPYVNSYRRLTPDMACPVNNAWGYDNRTTAFRVPISDAAARRVENRLPSSDSNPYLALAASLGCGYLGICKAIEPTAPTADTANEGSIELPRGLLEAVALLESEPDFETVFGRAFIDIYAGVKRGEFETFMQVISPWEREFLLLNV, from the coding sequence ATGCTCAGACCCAAGGGCGCGGCGTCCAAAAAAGCAGGCATTCCCCCAGATATCAGCCCGACGCGTGGGGTCAAGACCTGGAAAGAAGCGGCCTCCTGGCTGCGCTCCCGCGGTATCGAGGATATCGAATGCATCACGCCGGATCTGGCCGGTGTGCCGCGCGGCAAGATGATGCCGAGCTCGAAATTCACCAGCAATACCTCCCTTGCCCTGCCGTCAGCACTCTATCGCCACACGATCTCAGGCGAATATCCCGATGAAACCGGCAATTTCCGCTATGACAGCCGCGATAGCGACATCAAGCTGCTGCCGGATCTCTCGACACTGTCGGTCGTGCCATGGGAAACCGACCCGACCGCGCAGGTGATCTGCGACATCGTCGGCACCGAAGGCGAGGATGTCAGCTATACGCCGCGCAACGTGCTGAAGAACGTCCTTAGCCTCTACGAGAAAAAGGGCTGGAAGGCGGTCGTCGCCCCGGAAATCGAATTCTATCTGGTCGCCAAGAACGAGGACCCGGATTACCCGCTGCATCCGCCGAAAGGCCGGTCGGGCCGGTCGATCATCGGCGGCCAGGGCTATTCCATCGCCGGGATTAACGAATTCGACGAGCTGATCGATGATATCTATCACTTCTCGGCCAAGCAGGGCCTGGAAATCGACACGCTGATTCATGAGGAAGGCCCGGCGCAGCTGGAAATCAACCTGCGGCACGGCGATCCGATCGAGCTGGCCGACCAGGTCTTCCTGTTCAAGCGCACCATTCGTGAAGCGGCGCTGAAACACGGGATCTTCGCGACCTTCATGGCCAAGCCGATGCAGGGCCAGCCGGGCTCGGCCATGCATATCCACCAGTCGGTGGTGGATATCGAAACCGGCCGCAATATCTTTTCCAAGGCCGATGGTTCGCCGTCGTCAGAATTCTTCCACTTCATCGGCGGCATGCAGAAATATGTGCCGAATTCGCTGGTGATGATGGCGCCCTATGTGAATTCCTATCGCCGCCTGACGCCCGATATGGCCTGCCCGGTCAACAATGCCTGGGGCTATGACAATCGCACCACGGCCTTCCGGGTGCCGATTTCCGATGCGGCGGCGCGACGGGTGGAAAACCGGCTGCCAAGCTCGGACTCCAACCCTTATCTGGCACTGGCCGCCTCGCTCGGCTGCGGCTATCTCGGCATCTGCAAGGCGATCGAGCCGACCGCACCGACGGCAGATACCGCCAATGAAGGCTCCATTGAGCTGCCACGCGGTCTGCTGGAAGCCGTCGCCCTGTTGGAAAGCGAGCCGGATTTCGAAACCGTGTTCGGTCGCGCCTTCATCGATATCTATGCAGGCGTCAAGCGCGGCGAATTCGAGACCTTCATGCAGGTAATCAGCCCCTGGGAGCGTGAATTCCTGCTGCTGAACGTCTGA
- a CDS encoding methyl-accepting chemotaxis protein encodes MVFDRLLSRCKIQTKVLVFIVPFVLSISAVGLTGYYASRILQGQMEVTNRVVNTLSGFKNVYAAMTAFLQKTTDASKTALDQELDGQLSSLKAMRASISDESGTSQIDTAIAGTQAIASQIKRLWELNQGAADLRAALEADTQQLSNQQSDLLSYSTRVREALAKDENQAKTMLRDSDRLTRGANLIAQLVTDFNSATAPEAKMSLVKAQMPELKKAVTDIAAALPTEQAVLGTSLTDNIQQLASQVEIGIVNDTTVGAAEQSINLMRPVSIRLQGASTLKSRQATAVFGTLDQPIAEATALLTATRQLVDISNGVELRSSRFLAAASADGLQKLQASLGTLKRRATAMAKDPSVSVDIKAKLAQIGPLTDAMGDKATQLVAMDGQKTTAFLAAARDIDIIWSQLSDFAASQRQVADQQSASADTMSALALLAGIVIAIVAGIGLIATFKGPINQITAAMRRLASGDLEIEIAGGARPDEIGDMARALGVFKDNAEAKIRAEAEGARVRAESEAERARNDAEKRQADQDVQFAVTELAAGLERLANGDVSATLDHPFAGRMEQLRSDFNRSLTRLKETIGLIQGNVTAIQGNVQQMAHSTDDLSRRTETQAASLEETAAAVNEVTSNVRQAAHKAREVNDIVGETRGNAEKSAVVVGNAVSAMGRIEDASKKIEQIISVIEEIAFQTNLLALNAGVEAARAGEAGKGFAVVAQEVRELAQRSGRAAKDIKTLINTSTEEVNAGARLVQETGAALTVISQQIATISTHVEGIAAASRDQSAALGEVNSAVGQMDSLTQQNTAMVEETSAASRMLADEADQLVGLLQQFKLESGSQPGRWDRAA; translated from the coding sequence ATGGTATTTGATCGTCTTCTTTCTCGCTGCAAAATCCAGACCAAGGTTCTGGTCTTCATCGTTCCCTTCGTTCTCAGTATTTCGGCGGTGGGCCTGACCGGCTATTATGCATCGCGCATCCTGCAAGGGCAGATGGAAGTCACCAATCGTGTGGTCAACACGCTGAGTGGTTTCAAGAATGTCTATGCGGCGATGACGGCTTTCCTGCAAAAGACCACGGATGCATCGAAAACGGCGCTGGATCAGGAGCTGGATGGACAATTGTCAAGTTTAAAGGCCATGCGCGCTTCGATTTCGGATGAGAGCGGCACAAGCCAGATCGATACGGCCATTGCCGGAACCCAGGCGATTGCCAGTCAGATCAAGCGCCTTTGGGAGCTGAACCAAGGCGCGGCGGATCTGCGTGCGGCGCTAGAGGCCGATACCCAGCAATTGTCCAACCAGCAGAGCGATCTGCTCTCCTATTCCACCCGCGTCCGCGAGGCGCTGGCCAAGGATGAAAATCAAGCCAAGACCATGTTGCGCGACTCTGACAGGTTGACGCGCGGTGCCAATCTGATTGCCCAGCTCGTCACCGATTTCAACAGTGCCACAGCCCCCGAGGCGAAGATGAGCCTGGTCAAGGCGCAGATGCCGGAGCTGAAAAAGGCCGTCACCGATATTGCCGCCGCCTTGCCGACAGAGCAGGCCGTGCTTGGCACATCGCTGACCGACAATATTCAACAATTGGCCTCCCAGGTCGAAATCGGCATTGTCAACGACACAACGGTTGGCGCAGCCGAACAGTCAATCAACCTGATGCGTCCGGTTTCCATCCGCTTGCAGGGCGCGTCTACCTTGAAATCCCGGCAGGCGACGGCAGTGTTTGGAACCCTCGACCAGCCAATTGCCGAAGCGACCGCTTTGCTTACCGCCACACGTCAGCTGGTGGATATCAGCAATGGGGTTGAGCTGCGCAGCTCGAGGTTCCTGGCGGCGGCATCGGCGGATGGCCTGCAAAAATTGCAGGCCTCGCTTGGCACCCTGAAACGCCGTGCCACAGCCATGGCCAAGGACCCCAGTGTTAGCGTAGACATTAAGGCGAAGCTGGCACAGATCGGCCCGTTGACCGATGCCATGGGCGATAAGGCCACCCAGTTGGTGGCTATGGATGGTCAGAAAACCACCGCTTTCCTTGCCGCTGCCCGCGATATCGACATCATCTGGTCGCAGCTGAGCGATTTTGCCGCCTCCCAGCGTCAGGTGGCCGATCAGCAGAGCGCCTCTGCCGATACCATGTCGGCGCTGGCTCTGCTGGCAGGCATCGTTATCGCCATTGTCGCTGGCATTGGGTTGATTGCCACCTTCAAGGGGCCGATCAACCAGATCACCGCCGCTATGCGGCGCCTGGCATCCGGCGATCTTGAGATCGAGATTGCTGGTGGCGCGCGTCCCGATGAAATCGGCGATATGGCCCGCGCCCTTGGCGTGTTCAAGGACAATGCCGAGGCGAAGATCCGCGCCGAGGCCGAGGGTGCGCGGGTTCGCGCTGAAAGCGAGGCCGAGCGCGCCCGCAACGACGCGGAAAAGCGGCAGGCCGACCAGGACGTGCAATTTGCGGTAACGGAACTGGCCGCCGGGCTGGAGCGCCTCGCCAATGGCGATGTCTCCGCCACGCTGGATCATCCGTTTGCCGGGCGCATGGAACAGTTGCGCAGCGATTTCAACCGCTCGCTGACCCGGCTGAAGGAAACCATTGGCCTGATCCAAGGCAATGTCACCGCCATTCAGGGCAATGTGCAGCAAATGGCCCATTCCACCGACGACCTGTCGCGCCGCACGGAAACCCAGGCCGCCTCGCTGGAGGAAACCGCCGCTGCCGTCAACGAAGTCACCTCCAATGTCCGCCAGGCCGCCCATAAGGCGCGTGAGGTCAATGATATCGTTGGCGAAACCCGTGGCAATGCCGAGAAATCGGCTGTCGTGGTCGGCAATGCCGTCTCTGCCATGGGCCGGATCGAGGATGCTTCGAAAAAGATCGAGCAGATCATCAGCGTCATCGAGGAAATCGCCTTCCAGACCAATCTGCTGGCGCTGAATGCCGGTGTCGAGGCAGCCCGTGCGGGTGAGGCGGGCAAGGGCTTTGCCGTCGTCGCCCAGGAAGTGCGCGAACTCGCCCAACGCTCTGGCCGCGCCGCAAAAGACATCAAGACGCTGATCAACACCTCCACCGAAGAGGTCAATGCCGGAGCAAGACTGGTGCAGGAAACCGGTGCTGCCCTGACCGTCATCAGCCAGCAGATCGCCACGATCAGCACCCATGTCGAAGGCATAGCCGCCGCCAGCCGCGACCAATCGGCAGCCCTTGGCGAAGTCAACAGCGCCGTCGGCCAGATGGACAGCCTGACCCAGCAAAACACCGCCATGGTCGAAGAAACCTCCGCCGCCAGCCGCATGTTGGCCGACGAGGCGGATCAATTGGTGGGGTTGTTGCAGCAGTTCAAGCTGGAAAGCGGGTCGCAGCCGGGACGTTGGGACCGGGCGGCTTGA
- the aceA gene encoding isocitrate lyase, with the protein MTDFYKLVPSAPQGRFDGVERTYSAEDVKRLRGSVEIRYSLAEMGANRLWQLIGQEDFVNALGALSGNQAMQMVRAGLKAIYLSGWQVAADANTASSMYPDQSLYPANAAPELAKRINKTLQRADQIETQEGKGLSVETWFAPIVADAEAGFGGPLNAFEIMKAFIEAGAAGVHYEDQLASEKKCGHLGGKVLIPTAAHIRNLTAARLAADVMGTPTLIIARTDAEAAKLLTSDIDERDQPFVDYDAGRTAEGFYQVRNGIEPCIARAISYAPYCDLIWMETSKPDLEQARKFAEAVHKVHPGKKLAYNCSPSFNWKKNLDDATIAKYQKELGAMGYKFQFITLAGFHQLNYGMFELARGYKDRQMAAYSELQQAEFAAEANGYTATKHQREVGTGYFDAVSMAISGGTSSTTAMKESTEHDQFRPAAE; encoded by the coding sequence ATGACTGATTTTTACAAACTCGTTCCCTCCGCACCGCAGGGCCGTTTCGATGGCGTCGAGCGGACCTATTCGGCAGAGGATGTCAAGCGGCTGCGCGGCTCCGTGGAGATCCGGTATTCGCTGGCGGAAATGGGCGCGAACCGGTTGTGGCAGCTGATCGGCCAGGAGGATTTCGTCAATGCGCTGGGAGCGCTGTCGGGCAATCAGGCCATGCAGATGGTCCGCGCCGGGTTGAAGGCCATCTACCTTTCCGGCTGGCAGGTTGCGGCAGACGCCAATACCGCGTCCTCCATGTATCCCGACCAGTCGCTCTACCCCGCCAATGCGGCGCCTGAACTGGCCAAGCGGATCAACAAGACCCTGCAACGGGCCGACCAGATCGAAACCCAGGAAGGCAAGGGCCTGTCGGTCGAAACCTGGTTTGCACCGATTGTTGCCGATGCGGAAGCTGGTTTTGGCGGCCCGCTCAACGCTTTCGAGATTATGAAGGCCTTCATCGAAGCAGGTGCGGCGGGCGTCCATTATGAGGACCAATTGGCGTCTGAAAAGAAATGCGGCCATCTGGGCGGCAAGGTGCTGATCCCGACGGCGGCCCATATCCGCAACCTGACCGCCGCCCGGCTTGCCGCCGACGTGATGGGCACGCCAACGCTGATCATTGCCCGCACCGATGCGGAGGCCGCCAAGCTGTTGACCTCTGATATCGATGAGCGCGACCAGCCCTTTGTGGACTATGACGCGGGCCGCACCGCCGAAGGTTTCTACCAGGTGCGAAACGGCATCGAGCCCTGCATTGCCCGCGCCATTTCCTATGCGCCTTACTGCGACCTGATCTGGATGGAGACCTCCAAGCCGGATCTGGAACAGGCCCGCAAATTCGCGGAGGCCGTGCATAAAGTGCATCCGGGCAAGAAGCTGGCCTATAATTGCTCGCCATCGTTCAACTGGAAAAAGAACCTCGATGACGCGACCATTGCCAAGTACCAGAAGGAACTGGGCGCCATGGGCTACAAGTTCCAGTTCATCACGCTGGCGGGCTTCCATCAGCTGAACTACGGCATGTTCGAACTGGCGCGCGGCTACAAGGACCGGCAGATGGCCGCCTATTCCGAGCTGCAACAGGCGGAATTTGCCGCAGAAGCCAACGGCTACACCGCCACCAAGCATCAACGCGAAGTCGGCACCGGCTATTTCGACGCGGTTTCCATGGCGATTTCCGGCGGCACGTCCTCAACCACGGCCATGAAGGAGTCGACCGAACATGACCAGTTCCGCCCTGCTGCTGAATGA
- a CDS encoding TCR/Tet family MFS transporter, giving the protein MNKALVVIFATVALDAVGFGLIFPILPALLREVTHIQNVAPYIGMLVALHAVIQFIFAPILGSLSDRLGRRPILLISLAGAAVNYLFLAFADNLWLLLLGRAITGLTSANMSVATAYVTDISREDQRARRFGLFNAMFGLGFIFGPIIGGALGDYWLRLPFIAAAVLNGGNLLLAFFVLPESRIPTREKLDLAAINPLRPLRWAFSLKNLLPMVILFFLFSLTGEAYATCWALWGGDAFQWSGLWIGLSLGAFGICQALAQTFLPGPAVKLFGERVAILIGVSSACFSLAVIAFATESWMVFAIMPVFSLSGIGVPALQSLATAQVDADKQGQFQGVLASALSLAAIIGPLAFSSVYFLIRDYWPGGIWMSVIAVYAISVPLVLGLRLKTKTSGKAV; this is encoded by the coding sequence ATGAACAAAGCTCTCGTCGTCATCTTCGCCACCGTCGCCCTCGATGCGGTTGGGTTTGGCCTTATCTTTCCCATTCTGCCGGCTTTGTTGCGGGAGGTGACGCATATTCAGAATGTGGCGCCCTATATCGGCATGTTGGTGGCGCTTCATGCGGTCATTCAGTTTATCTTTGCACCGATCCTGGGATCGCTCAGTGATCGGCTCGGTCGCCGACCGATCCTGTTGATTTCGCTGGCGGGGGCGGCGGTCAATTATCTGTTTCTCGCCTTTGCCGACAATCTCTGGCTGCTGCTGCTGGGTCGCGCAATTACCGGGTTGACCAGCGCCAATATGTCGGTGGCGACGGCCTATGTAACGGATATTTCGCGGGAGGATCAGCGGGCGCGGCGCTTTGGTCTGTTTAATGCGATGTTTGGCCTGGGCTTTATCTTCGGCCCGATTATCGGCGGGGCGCTGGGGGATTATTGGCTGCGGCTGCCCTTCATCGCCGCTGCCGTGCTGAATGGCGGCAATCTGCTGCTGGCGTTTTTCGTCCTGCCGGAGTCCCGCATCCCGACGCGGGAGAAACTCGATCTGGCGGCCATCAACCCGCTGCGGCCTTTGCGCTGGGCGTTTTCGCTGAAAAACCTGCTGCCGATGGTCATCCTGTTTTTCCTCTTCAGCCTGACCGGCGAGGCCTATGCCACCTGCTGGGCGCTGTGGGGCGGCGATGCGTTTCAGTGGAGCGGGCTGTGGATCGGCCTGTCACTCGGCGCGTTCGGCATCTGTCAGGCGCTTGCCCAGACCTTTCTTCCCGGCCCGGCGGTCAAGCTGTTTGGCGAGCGGGTCGCCATTTTGATCGGCGTTTCCAGTGCCTGCTTTTCGCTGGCCGTCATTGCCTTTGCAACGGAAAGCTGGATGGTGTTTGCGATCATGCCGGTTTTTTCTCTCAGCGGCATTGGGGTTCCGGCGCTGCAATCGCTCGCAACCGCCCAGGTCGATGCGGACAAGCAAGGCCAATTTCAGGGCGTGCTCGCCTCTGCCCTCAGCCTCGCCGCCATTATCGGTCCCCTGGCGTTTTCAAGTGTTTACTTCCTCATCCGGGATTATTGGCCGGGGGGCATCTGGATGTCGGTCATCGCCGTTTACGCCATCAGCGTCCCCTTGGTTCTGGGCCTGCGCCTCAAGACTAAAACCAGCGGAAAAGCAGTTTAG
- a CDS encoding LysR family transcriptional regulator, translating into MKNLPWDTYQLFIDVARNGGLTGAVQSTGLSAATLGRRMVELEQKLGRILFHRAQTGYTLTVDGRALLDHLKAFEAAERGIDLWRQEASQPALVRVTAGTWIAWLIAQNLPKLCRSTDRFRLDLHITEERAALAHRETDIGIRAFEPQESNLARVPLGEVAYAAYRHRLADELQAQPWIAVTQEAAISAYLKWPHQHRAEQILITVNRPRSLKDMAVSGMGLAVLPCFVGDSHPQLQRVDEEITELRHRQWLVTNNDDRHRSEIRDCAGRLVTLMRDCSDAFAGRR; encoded by the coding sequence ATGAAAAACCTGCCCTGGGATACCTATCAACTGTTCATCGATGTGGCGCGCAATGGCGGGCTGACGGGGGCTGTGCAATCCACCGGCCTCAGTGCCGCCACCCTTGGCCGCCGGATGGTGGAGTTGGAGCAAAAGCTGGGTCGTATCCTGTTTCACCGCGCCCAGACTGGGTATACGTTAACGGTGGATGGTCGCGCCCTGCTCGATCATCTGAAGGCCTTTGAGGCGGCGGAGCGCGGCATTGATCTCTGGCGCCAAGAGGCGTCGCAGCCAGCACTGGTGCGGGTGACGGCGGGAACATGGATTGCCTGGCTGATCGCTCAAAACCTGCCGAAGCTGTGCCGGAGCACTGATCGCTTTCGCCTCGATTTGCATATTACCGAAGAGCGCGCTGCCCTTGCGCATCGCGAAACCGATATTGGTATCCGGGCTTTCGAGCCACAGGAGAGCAATCTTGCCAGAGTCCCACTCGGCGAGGTTGCCTACGCGGCCTATCGCCACCGCCTTGCCGACGAACTGCAAGCCCAACCCTGGATCGCGGTGACGCAGGAGGCGGCAATCTCGGCCTATTTGAAATGGCCGCATCAACATAGGGCCGAGCAGATCCTGATCACCGTCAACCGCCCGCGCTCCTTGAAAGATATGGCAGTCTCGGGCATGGGCCTTGCGGTCCTGCCGTGTTTTGTCGGTGATAGCCATCCGCAGCTTCAGCGAGTTGACGAGGAAATTACCGAATTGCGCCATCGGCAATGGTTGGTCACCAATAATGACGACCGGCACAGAAGTGAAATCCGCGATTGCGCCGGGCGTTTGGTTACCCTGATGAGAGACTGCTCAGATGCTTTCGCCGGGCGACGATAG